Part of the Scomber japonicus isolate fScoJap1 chromosome 6, fScoJap1.pri, whole genome shotgun sequence genome, CTCCTCACACACTCTCCCCCGGCTGCGTCATCACTCAGAAAGGTGGGTGTCTATGACAATGATGTAACACTCCATACATGGGAACCAGAAAGCTAGGCATACAAGGGATGGGAGCAGCGCTGGGATAAAGGCCTTTTGGGAAATGGAGTCCCCTGTTGGTGCCAGGGGCGTGTCCAGGCTCAGTTAATTTGAAGGGGCCCAGGTGTGACACAGCATCTGACTGTGGAGGCTGCTGATGGGACATGAGGTGAAAGGGTTGTTGTTGTCACAATACCTGggtaagtttaatgttacttgatagCAATACCTGTCCTGTTAGCAATTTAGCTGAAGTAGAAAACATTAGACCAGGTGtgcatctgtctgtgtttccaGAGCGTGAAAGGTAACATCCCACACTCCTTATTTGAAAGGCCACAGCTTCAAACATAAAGAATGGCATCAACCATAAGCTGCAACTGTGGGCTTTCAACTGGCTCCAGTGCAAatcaatgggtgatgtcacctTACTAGGTCCACATATCTATACAATAGTCTCGATGGACAGTGTTTTCTTGTTCACCTGCagcagtaataaaaataaagtctgAAAGTTATTGCCTTGATTTGAGTAATTTGGATGTCTGAAGcatcatattagcttcagatacatttataaatatatttttgcacagaaggaggcttTTGGATTGTGTTCCCAATCACTTACATAAGTGCATTataaagggatcttctaatggccagtatgaacaggaggaatgattacagccagaaaaaatactttcactgttcatttggGCATCTGACTATTGTTTCAggacacacttgaaaaactgtgaacctgtccaACTTTAAAGTATCACAGTCAACTTTAAAGTTTAGCAGACACAATGGTCTTCAGACTGGGGTAGCGTCACATTTCTACTAGGATTAAATTATGAACTGAGTTTTAAGGTGAAAAATCTGCTTCTGGTTTCCCAACTTGGAATTGACCTGTGATTTTTTTATCCCAGAATCAGTTTTAAGGTAAAGCAAAGATTGTTCTTAAGTCTGTGTTGCTCTTACAGTGTTCaaaaagactaaatgattatttactGTAACCCTAATGCCGCACAGATTCCAATAGGTTAAATGTCACATCCTGGATAGACCCACATCACTAAGTCCAGCACTTTGACTTTTAaattttctgtatatttttaatcatgACCTAATCATTTTTTGGAGGGCAGCTTTCAGGGCGTCCCTGAACTGTAATCTGAGATCACAGCATTTCCTGTCCTCAAGGCCACATGCTAGAGAGCGATGCAAAGGGCAAACTCTGCTGGTGAGGTCGGACGTGTGCAGTCATATTTCCCTATTGGTGGCGAACAAACTAAGGGCAGAACATGCTCCTATCATTATCTTTAAATTCAGCACCACACGCTGGCAGCCAGGATAGTATGTACAGTGAGTGTGAATTATTGTAGTGTGGTTTATGTGTTGAATCTGTACCAATACATCTGAGCAATACAAGCTACTTAAAGCAGAATATTTAATGTCTTACAGCTCCCTCTTGTGGATAAAAATGGGAATATCTGAGGATGAGACATGTTTTACAGTGAGTCTTCAGAAAGTAAaagaatttgttttgtttgtagaaACCACAGTTTGAAACCTGGAATAATTCAACTGTTTTCAGGTTgacaatacaaacacatattGCTGCTTTAAATGCCATTTAAATTTAACCAACCATATAAATAATATCTCACATATAATGTTTCTTGTTGGCCAGCTGTATTCTTAACAAGGAGACTGAGTGTGCATATTTGTTCATGTGGCACTGTGTGGATAGCTTCCTGTTGGTTTCTCTAACAAGTTTAGAAAgtaatcaaaaatcaaaaacacaactTCAAAAACCCCAAGTATAAGTAAATGCTGGCAGGTATATCTACTCCTCATGCCTCCCTCTTTTTGGCTCTTTCTTTATCGCTTActcaaacataaacaaacacacagagaattgTTAAACCTTTCCCTTCTTCTACATGAGGAGATGATCACCTGCTGACCTGGCCTGAGGTCAAAAGAGGAAGTGTTAACTTTCAGTGACATGTAAACTGGGTCAAGTCATGATAGGATGAGGCGTCAGGCCTAAATGTTGCCTCCCCACAGTGAACCAAGACTTGATGTTTTAAAGAGAGTTGATACTGATATTGAATGGGCaggtgtatttttttatgtggtttaaaatgtaaagtgatttgaaatgaaaagttTACAACTGTTGTGTTGTGGGTGTATTTATCATGCACCTTTCAGTAATACTTATAAACACTAGAAGATCTTTAGCTGCCGAATGTTGGATAGATGCAGCCTACACAAACCTATATAATGTAtcagttgtttgtttatttttttagcaAATTGAAATCCCTTTACTTTGCACTGTACAGTCTTACAGCGCAACAGGCAGTGTTGAAGCATTGGATGTATCCACTTGCTTCAAAGAGGATTACTGTACCTTCTGCTTAGCTTAGTTACTTCAAATTAGGATAAGGGTAAGGAGAGATCTGCTGTCTACAGTAGCCATCTGTCTGCCAAGTGGACAGTCGAGAactcctgctgctgtaaatggAGACAAGTCTGGAGTTGGATGTTTTGATATACCCAGATGAAGTGAGGCTTGCTACTCCGGAGGAACTATTAGAATGGGAACTTGAGACCGCGAGCCAGGTGTCTGTACCCACCGTCCGGCTCTTTGTGGCACTTTACCCGTACAACCCTGCTGCAATGTCTCCAAACTACGACACGGCTGCAGAGGAGCTGCCTTTTGTACCAGGCCAGATAATCAAGGTAAAAACTCATGTTACACTTCTTTTTCTGTTGCAacttactgtatactgtaaACATGTTACTGTTTTAATCGTGTACAGATCTCTGTGGTGCTTTTTTAGGTGCACTTGCATTTCTTCACTTGATCGGTTGAAAAGCTTCTTTGAAAGAACATGAtgttgtttcctgtgtgtgctAGATTCAAACCAACTGAGTGTGAACAAAGATGAGCACTTCCTTTCATTATATCCTGTCACCGTTTACAACTGATTGATGAGATTTGCCACTGTTTCTCTGAAACCTGTATGTTGTTGCAAATGTACACAtgcatgtatttttttccacccaaatctacaatataatataacttcATGTCTCTGCATCTGTTAGGTGGTAGGAGATAAAGACCCTGATGGTTTCTATCATGGTGAGTCTGGTGGCCTCTATGGTTATGTGCCAAGCAACATGGTGGCTGAAATCCCAGTGGATGACGAATATCTGAAGCATCTACTCATGCAGCAGGGATTCCTCCCAGTGGACAATACAGGTATCAGTCATCTGTCTCTGCAGGACATTGGCAGTAACTTCAGAGCAATATACTAATATACTTTAACCTGGAAGCATGAAAATCACCTCTCCTTTACTTTGAacaataaatgtattgttaacTTTGAGCATTGCACAGGGGTCTCCATCTGTAGGGGGCTGCTTACattgagtgtgaatgtgtgtaactgtagGAAGTTacaaaaggaaagtaaaaaaacagtTCATGAGTGTATATTACAAAATGAACTACTTAAAACTATGAGTGAAAAATGACACTAAAGATTTATATAAGTTAAATCAGTTAACCggctcttttattttattttattttttaaatctttttcagCAGTTACTTTTTTGAGGTTTAATGCTCTAACTGGCCAGTTTGAAAACTGATTTTCCATTTCATAATTGTacaatttcaaataatatttTGAGTTTTGGTCCACAGGTATGTCTGTAACACCAGATCCAAGCGACATAGGCAGTATTCCTGATGATGCGATTGTTCGTAGAATGGTGGCCTTATTTGACTATGATCCATGGGAAAATTCACCCAACATGGACAGTGAAGTAAGCACTATAATTATTCATAATAATCTGATATATATTCTGTTGCTATGAATTCAGCAAAGTAGTTTATGATGTTTCAAACttaaacatgttattttctttaaCAGGAGGAACTTGGCTTTAGTGCAGGAGACATCATATATGTTTTAGGTGAAATAGATCAAGATGGATTCTACTATGTGAGTGTCATCTCTACATCTTAACAATTACTGTCGCCTAGTTTTTAACCTCTTTACTTGCTGACTTTTTCTTTTCGTTTTTATTTCAATTGTAGGGAGATGTAAAAGGACGACGGGGTTTGGTCCCATCAAACTTTCTGCAGCCGCTACCGTGGGATTAGAATAAAAtgccacatatatatataaatatatatatatatatatatatatatatatatatatatatatatatatatatatatatatatgtatatgtatatacatataatgtttttttaaaaatagctaCACAGACATTTTAAGTGTCAaaaagatttttatatttttatattatagtaaAGCACATCACCTGCTTTAGATTGCATAACTGAAGATCTATCTAAATCAGCTTAATCATAATGCTACTAAGTGAAAAGAGCTCTCATAATACACTGTTCACATAAACCATTTATTGAAGAATTATGACAGTAATTATACAGTTTTTGGTCAGAAATACAGACAatttcaaattatattaaaaaagcaCCCAAACCtaagttattgttttattgtgtaacTATTTAATGGAAGAGTTTCAGTTCAGTTATTACTTATCTGatatttatcttcattttacttttactttatgcACTTTCCCAAAAAGCCTGATTCATGCTATAGAACAGTTATATATCccaaattaaaattttaaaatatgagATTAAATGGAGCCTCAGTGATACCGATGACAATTTATAGATTATTTTAGCCTTAAGAATACACCTATAGTCTCAGTTTTTTGAAGACCAGAGTGTATCATTATAGCATGTCCATATTTGCCTTATACcctgtatgtatattttatataatggGCTCATAGTCTTTTCATataggggatttttttttcttttgaaatgttttgctGCATTTTTCATGTGAAACACACAACAGAAACCTTGTAAAaaattttgtaaaataaaaaaaggaaacaatgaaTGTATCACcagcaaaaaactaaaataaacttttGAATTTGTACACTgccttcctgctttcttttaACTGTAGAGCGATTTCACTACATTACGTCAAACATATATTGTTGAATTTTGCATTTACTTTCATCACATCAATTTGTAATGCATaaacaatcaaagaaaaaaacaaaacaaaaaacagagaaattcAGCAGGTTTTCATTATGGGCCTAAAAGTTTTCAACTCTAAATCTGAAGTCCGttggtttcttttttctgttagaTTCCTCTGCAGCCAACAGTATACTCATCCATAAAGTAGGAAACACTACACTGTGTAGTGAAGTTTAGTAGTGCTTTCTACTTTATGGGTGACAACACTGTACATCAGTCGCTTCTGGTCGCTCCACCGCAAACACTGAAGATTTGAAGGGTTGACTAAAGGCAagtttttacacattaaatgtGACACAGTTTCGTTCTCTAACATCATTTCATAACTGAGATAAAGATACAGTTTACTATAAGTTTCATATTTACCTTACATAGCATTTTGACAGTAAAGTTTCCTTAAAAAGATTCTGATCCAAAAATTcagtatatataaatacattttcattctaaagataaaacaaaagtaaaataaagaaagaaaacagaaatcatCAGATTTGAGCAAAGTCAGTTGCTGTCATGGTCTTACCAACGTTTGGACTTCCCAGGAGAAAGAAAACCCAGAAGTGAACGTGATCTTTTATTAACCGTGTCTGAGCCACGTGGTTCACACAGGAAAagccctaacacacacacacacacacgcacacacacacacacacacacacacacacacacacacaaacacacacacgcacacacatacacacacatgcaactaTACATGCAGGGAAGTGTATGCAGATGTGCACATGCTTATGCTtttatgttcacacacacatacaaacgcGCACATACATATTGGCGGCAAAAGCATTCAAATCCTGAACATCGTTATTCAcatcaaaaaatatttacagtaaaatatatcaaatgttttcatgttttgagAATTCATAAAGTTTAGTTTACATTCAAACCCATAGTCTCTTCATCTTAATTTAGGTCCAACTACTTTACATACTTTTTTATGAGATTTGGGCGATTCTGACAACTCAATACATTATAATGAgaatatcatatatttttacatacaaTTTTAGTCTTTAAAATACCTGTAGCTATCAAGTAAATGTAATGGACTGAAAAGAGTTCACAACTTCAATCAAAAGTGGCCAGTTTCTAAAAATTGTACTAACATTTTAGGAAGtatacttagttactttccacttctacacacacatgcaaattcAAAGCCTACGCCCATGAAGTCTAGCTGACTGCACCACTGCTACCATGTATGAACTCATCCCTTTTATGGACATACAGTTACAAGGTgacacctgtttttttttttttttgttttttaagaagtcAGATCATAAAGTAGATAGATATTGATCACACTAATAATTTATGTGGGTGTGTACATGTTACTTCAGGACTAAGCAATGTTTTCTGTTGCAACACTGAGGTCTTGCTCTCAGTGAAATAGCAACATAAAGATGAAAGATCAAAGTGAGACCCTTAGATGAAACATTACAGCACACTTAAAGATGATTTTAGAGATGCTGTTAAATGGTTGTGTTAACAAAGGCCTAATTTCTGGTCTCAAATATGTTACATGTTATATTTTACAGCCGTGCAATTCTAAAATCTTCTGTATAGATTACAGGAAGAGCTAAGACTTCATATCTCGTTTATATTTCTGAGAACTAACTCacgcctgtgtgtttgtgacaagGTGTGGGTGGGGGATGGTGCAAGGCCTCTTCCCTATCCCAGCagcaaatgtgcaatatgctTGCAACAACAGAAACTTCGCAAAATAGACGATAGACAGGCCTGTGTCCTCCGTTGTCTTGACAACCCAAACCTCAGAGTCACACCAAGTGAAATAAGAGGAAGTGGGGGAAGGGCGGTGTGCACAAACCGAGAAAAAAGATGTccttgtgagaaaaaaaagaagaagaagaaaagatatGTAGGCAGTAATGTACTATATGAAATGAATCAAATAGCATATTAAAGGGTTTTTGTTTCAGGGAATcacacaatatatttattttttctattcaaACAACACATGCTCACATGTAAAGGTTATTATattgagtctgtgtgtgtcctgttcAAGAGAACAAGGAAAGCACCACTGCAGCATGACTTTGCATCCTGCAGATTATCTCAGCACTGTTGCGATAGAGACTGCGCTTGCATcagacagctattcctgtgcAACATGGGATTATATCCAAAGTGATCTCCTCGACTACTTACGGTGATATAGATAGTGCCAGGACTCCAAAAACAAGCGCACCATCTAATGACACCAGTGGGTATTATCTTCTAAGGGCACTGCTTAGGACTGATTGAATTATGTTTTACCTATAAGGATTGATCTCAAACTGAGAGACAGTCCTCTTCTCTGCGTCTGTGCAGCTGAGACACAGAAGCCGAGGATGTTTCTTTCCTTTGAGAAATACATTTCAAGTTCTATTCTTTAGTGTTTATTCAAGAGTGTCAAAATCAACCATGTTCATGTGACTCCTCAGCTGCAAAGTGTGTGGCATTTACACACACCACAAAAAAGGCATCATTCCTGTTTCAGAGTGTAACTTTctcattacatcatcatgcTGTGCTTGGGTTCATGGCTTATAAAATGATAGATGAAACTTCCCCAAGACTCCTAAagatataaaaagaaacatttgaggATATCCATgatatacacactatattagAACTGTAAGTACAGTATCTAACTGCTACCGAGAGTTCACTGCTAACACAGGAAGCAGAGCCCAGTCATTCAGAGTTATTCAGTGCTGCCACTCTGTGGATGTTAGTGGAACTGATAACGTCCACCTATTGAGGTTTATAGAGAAGTCATAGGCTACATTCACTTTACATGTTGAAgtaaagggggggtgggggaggggttGTCTCTAAGTGACTCAGATATTATTCATATCGGAGCTATGTGACCGCTGTTAGAATGGTCAGATCAGAAGTGCTCACTTCttaagataaaaataaacatagagGAGTGTACAATCAGCACCAAGGGTCAATAGAGAGACGAGGAAGTTTCAAATTTGTTGGACAAGCCAAAGTGAAACCAACTTATCGTGACcaaacagttttgttttttttaatcattttttgttctttgttgcAGTTTAGGACCTCAGCTATGTTCACAACACAGTTACATACATGGTACTTGCTTAGTAAGATTAGTGGAAACTATGAACAGAAAACAATCTATCTAAAAAAATCTCAATTGAGCATTTAAGGTTCTATATGTAAGTTTCAGAAATTCCCTCTCATAAGTGACACCGGTGACTAATAAGTGAGCTGACTATGGCATGTGATGTCTTTTTGCTTGCGTACAGTTCtcataataacataaaagatCTCTAACATTGTGTTTTGCACCATGCTTCAGCAAATCATTTCTCACTCCCAGTCattcaattaattattattattattatcaaaatagAATATAGAAACGATAACATTTCAGAATTACATATGTGTATACATGTTAAAATATCATATCTTCTGTATTCTGTTTGCCGATGGCTTTTATTGAATTATATTTGAGGCTTTTGATTGATATATTGCACTGCACTGTAATATTTAGTCTCCTGTCTTATATTAGCTTAGTTTTGTTTCACATTTAACTCTTTTAAATTCtaattaaatgtgtctttttataatgtctcatatttcttttacattttgtctccatgccttttatgttttatgtaaggTCATTTGAATTGCATTGTTGTCAAAAGGTTATAACAGATAAATGTGCCttgcctgtaaaaaaaaaaaagaagcttgatTGAATTCATGTCTGTTCCTGGTAATACAGatgttttcattattctttttttcccctatgTTTCTGTATGTTTGCTTTGATGTATCCCCTTTGTCTGTGACTTCAGGTATCAGGGTAACAGTGAGTATTATCTGACCACAGAGATGGATGGATTTATTGCAACATACTGCAGTAAATTAATCTACTGTACATCACAATATTTCTATAATTGAAGAGAACAACACTCGACTTACAAAGCAGAAATccaactttatttattcatacacTGCGTTTCACAGTTTTAGCAGTTTTACTGACATGAACATGTGTCTTCACTCAAATATCAGCAACCATACAACTATTAGTCTGTAAGCTGTGTGGGTCATACTGCAGTCTAACTTTGTGTtgcaaaagtaaaaacaatgaTTGATTAATGTTATAAGTAAGCTTCatcacttttttattattataagaaaTTAAAGTCAAGCCAAgaattataaaatgttaaactattaaaGATAAAGCTCACATAATTCCTATATATagcaaaggaagaaaaaatgctGTTGACACTTTTGCAGTATTTAGTTAGAGACAAAATTACACACATTGCACACTGCACAGTAGATTTACACATACATAATCTACTTACAAAAATACAGTGCACTATATGTATGCATTTTACCAAAGAACATGGAAATGGTCCTTTTGGCCATCAGAAGAAGGCTTCGGCATTAATCCTGCAGTGTTTCAGGAGAGTGCACCAACAGTGGATACCAGCACTGAACTGATAAGCAACACAGCACTAACCACAGCAGCATAGCCTGCAGAGTAATAAATTTTCCTTCCATTCAAGGGCTGCACTGGTCTGTAGGTTTTTGCCATTGGCTTTCCATCAGAAAACTGAAGCTCATTGAATGCAGCAAGCTGTAACATAGATGAAACAATACAGCAAACAGATGAGAATTTACTCTGCAGGGTAATAATATGGGCTGAACAAGGCTGGTGATGTTTTACAAATTATTTCGTCCTTTGAGAAGATGACAAAATATTGTCATAAAATTACCTGTTCCCTGCTGAGTTGCACAGTGCTTGTAAACAGGGTCCAGACGACAGCTTCAGAACAGTCAGGTGTGGTGAGGGAGCCGTCATAGCGAAAATACTTGCTCAAATTCTTCTGAGCAGGAATGAACATATCCAGGAACACACCTTCCAGTGTTGTGAAGTTGGCTGGTTTTATGAAATATTAACAGGACATTAACATGCAGAATCTCATAGTAAATGGGTTCAAAGTGACCACTTCGTTAATTTAATCAATTTATGATGTTGTGTTATGTCATGACAATTGCACTTTAGCCTTATGTTCTAACAATTGGCAGGACATTGAGGACAATGGAGATAATGTGTCTGGAAGCTAATAAAGCGCAATCATGCCGTTTTTGCATGTCACAAAACATGAATGACTTACTGGGTTGAGTGATACTTTTCAGAGCATTAATGAGGGGATCAAATTTCTTGTTTGCAGAACTTGATTCCTGAAATGAAAGAACATGATGTTAAAGTGCCTGAAATcacatttcatctcattttaGTAATCTTTAGCTCCCCTCTACTGTTTTTgataagagaaaaataaataaaatcacctCAAATAAAAATCCAAGAACAGCCACTCCTGAAGGGTCTCTGACAGCCTGGGATAAAGAGTCATATTCTTCTTTTATGTGGACAATATGCATCTGTAGAAGGTATACAAAGGTTATTCAAATGGGTTTTGTCACATGCGGTGCTAATTTTAACAAACATTgaccatatattttttttttacctccattGGAAACTGCTCTCCATCAATCGTGTGTTCAGATCCTGGACCTCCATCTTTGCCCCAGTGTATGTGAAGTTGAACTGCCTTGTATGTTGTGGCCAGATTTCCTCCGGTGATCTGAATACTTGAGGGCAAATCCAGTTGTACTAGAATAGAAAAGAAATAACTGAACAATTCAGATAGAAAATGAAACCTGAAACCCTCCCTgtgaggataaaaaaaaaaaaaaaatctggatttAGCTacagtgtttttcttgttgttgtttttttttttgtatctctctttcattgtttattttgcCTCTCTTACACtgtaagggcctgatttactaagatccagaggtggaaagagtactgaaatattctactcaagtaaaagtaccactactttaATCTAAATCTCTAACTATTGTTTTAATTAGAGGTAAAGGTATATATTTACAacacatgacatttaaaacatttctggaTGGCCTTAATTTTAGTGCAGCCCATCCCATAAAACgttttcaaacaaaacaagaattgaattgaaggtggcataaattgtggattctgtaaactaggggcgattttagaccctttttagggATGCTctaacacccctaaatttgatctcagcacccctaaaaataaataataaacccaCCATAGTCTCTAAAAATTGTGTGGGGAAACACTGAATTATTAAACACTTGCTtggcattgaatgtcaaattctaCTTAgcagctgagcccctctaaaggtctgatcctagtaCTACAATCGCCCATGCTGTAAAccatccttttttttcaccaacagtcatactgcaaaTCTATAAATCAATACGGGTCAAggtcacaagagcaataacttttctttaaatgacccaAAGAAGAACAACATTTTAAGTACCCCTACTGAAAACCATTCGCTtaattctctcatttccgacgctgtccttttcacgtgaacgcatcatgctcaatgcctgtacatgcagagtgagacagatgacggcacaacgtctaatggacatttcttttagtgtgCGTCCGTAAATATGTGAGTTTGTTGTGTACTGTTAGAGTTTATAcgtcgctatgagagctagctgccaggttgTCACAGGCTGCAGTAGTTTATGaatgttaagttattgtatcatgctggtttttgctttaaaaaaaaaggccaacattttttactcagtaacggatgtgatttaaaatgtagcgaagtacaatacttcacacaaaatatagttaagtaaaagtaaaagtacagatttttattttccacctctgctaagatcccaaataaaggg contains:
- the si:ch211-105f12.2 gene encoding RIMS-binding protein 2-like, whose translation is MSPNYDTAAEELPFVPGQIIKVVGDKDPDGFYHGESGGLYGYVPSNMVAEIPVDDEYLKHLLMQQGFLPVDNTGMSVTPDPSDIGSIPDDAIVRRMVALFDYDPWENSPNMDSEEELGFSAGDIIYVLGEIDQDGFYYGDVKGRRGLVPSNFLQPLPWD
- the ca4b gene encoding carbonic anhydrase 4b is translated as MLLTSVLFLCASAVKIVSGADWCYQSQVTCSNRTCSGPDSWGGVSPPCDGRSQSPVNIVTRRLIRDERLTPFQFTGYQETFHGRLLNNGHSLQLDLPSSIQITGGNLATTYKAVQLHIHWGKDGGPGSEHTIDGEQFPMEMHIVHIKEEYDSLSQAVRDPSGVAVLGFLFEESSSANKKFDPLINALKSITQPTNFTTLEGVFLDMFIPAQKNLSKYFRYDGSLTTPDCSEAVVWTLFTSTVQLSREQLAAFNELQFSDGKPMAKTYRPVQPLNGRKIYYSAGYAAVVSAVLLISSVLVSTVGALS